A genomic window from Anthocerotibacter panamensis C109 includes:
- a CDS encoding flavin prenyltransferase UbiX, with amino-acid sequence MTQTNRPLVLALSGASGMIYAQRTLKFLLHSNLPVDLVCSKGAYRVWRDEMGVSLPLDPVDQADFWRTLIQEGGGKLTCHSPTNVGASIASGSYRTRGMLVIPCSMSKVANLAHGISMDLVERAADVHIKEGRRVVVVPRETPFSIIHLRNLLLLAEAGVRVVPANPGWYHQPKTVEALVDFVISRALDQLDLDNELFERWQGEGLQQQTSSTRTILS; translated from the coding sequence ATGACCCAGACCAATCGCCCCCTTGTCTTGGCTCTTTCGGGGGCTTCAGGGATGATCTACGCTCAACGCACCCTCAAGTTTCTGCTCCATAGCAACCTGCCGGTGGATCTGGTCTGCTCCAAAGGAGCGTATCGCGTCTGGCGCGACGAGATGGGGGTGTCCCTGCCTTTAGATCCGGTGGACCAAGCAGATTTCTGGCGCACGCTGATTCAGGAGGGAGGCGGTAAACTCACCTGCCACAGCCCGACCAATGTAGGAGCCTCGATTGCCAGTGGTTCCTACCGCACCCGAGGGATGCTGGTCATCCCCTGTAGTATGTCCAAAGTGGCAAACTTGGCCCACGGCATCAGCATGGATTTGGTGGAGCGGGCGGCGGATGTCCATATTAAAGAAGGCCGCCGCGTGGTGGTGGTCCCCCGCGAAACGCCCTTTAGTATCATTCACCTGCGCAACCTTCTATTGTTGGCGGAGGCGGGGGTACGGGTGGTCCCGGCCAATCCCGGCTGGTACCATCAACCCAAGACGGTTGAAGCGTTGGTAGATTTCGTCATCAGCCGCGCCTTGGACCAACTGGACCTCGACAATGAACTGTTCGAACGTTGGCAGGGAGAGGGATTGCAGCAACAGACAAGCTCCACGAGAACAATTCTGAGTTAA
- a CDS encoding carbon dioxide-concentrating mechanism protein CcmK, which yields MPIAVGMIETKGFPAVVEAADAMVKAARVTLVGYEKIGSARVTVIVRGDVSEVQASVSAGLESVRRVNGGEVLSHHIIARPHENLEYVLPIRYTEAVDQFRT from the coding sequence ATGCCCATCGCAGTTGGGATGATTGAGACCAAAGGCTTTCCTGCTGTCGTCGAAGCGGCAGATGCCATGGTAAAAGCGGCTCGTGTCACGCTGGTTGGCTACGAAAAAATTGGTAGTGCCCGCGTGACGGTCATTGTGCGCGGAGATGTCTCCGAAGTTCAAGCGTCGGTCTCAGCAGGTCTTGAGTCCGTCCGCCGGGTCAATGGTGGGGAGGTTTTATCCCATCACATCATTGCCCGCCCCCACGAAAACCTGGAATACGTCCTACCCATTCGGTACACCGAAGCCGTAGACCAGTTCCGCACCTGA
- a CDS encoding carbon dioxide-concentrating mechanism protein CcmK: protein MAIAVGMVETLGFPAVVEAADAMVKAARVTLTGYEKIGSGRVTVIVRGDVSEVQASVAAGIESVKRVNGGQVLSWHIIARPHENLEYVLPIRYTEAVEQFREGVSTIRPSSRS, encoded by the coding sequence ATGGCAATTGCAGTAGGCATGGTAGAGACTCTCGGCTTTCCCGCTGTTGTAGAAGCAGCAGACGCCATGGTCAAAGCAGCCCGTGTCACCCTCACGGGCTATGAAAAGATTGGCAGTGGTCGCGTGACCGTGATCGTGCGCGGCGATGTCTCTGAAGTTCAGGCTTCAGTCGCCGCTGGGATTGAGTCGGTGAAGCGCGTCAACGGAGGGCAAGTCCTCTCCTGGCACATCATCGCCCGTCCTCACGAGAACCTGGAATACGTCTTGCCCATCCGCTACACCGAGGCTGTCGAGCAGTTCCGCGAAGGCGTCAGCACCATTCGCCCCAGCAGCCGCTCCTAA
- a CDS encoding carbon dioxide-concentrating mechanism protein CcmK, whose product MAIAVGMVETLGFPAVVEAADAMVKAARVTLTGYEKISSGRVTVIVRGDVSEVQASVAAGIEAVKRVNGGQLLSYHIIARPHENLEYVLPIRYTEAVEAFRDSVNAIRPYGRP is encoded by the coding sequence ATGGCAATCGCAGTTGGCATGGTAGAGACCCTCGGCTTTCCGGCAGTAGTAGAAGCAGCAGACGCCATGGTCAAAGCCGCCCGTGTCACCCTCACGGGCTATGAAAAAATCAGTAGCGGTCGCGTGACCGTGATCGTCCGTGGCGATGTTTCTGAAGTCCAGGCTTCAGTCGCTGCTGGGATTGAGGCCGTAAAGCGCGTCAACGGGGGCCAACTGCTCTCGTATCACATCATTGCCCGTCCCCACGAAAACTTGGAATACGTCCTGCCCATCCGCTATACCGAGGCTGTCGAAGCGTTCCGCGACAGTGTCAACGCTATTCGCCCCTACGGCAGACCCTAA
- a CDS encoding EutN/CcmL family microcompartment protein → MQLARVRGTVVSTQKEPSLTGVKFLLVQYLDEEGKPLPGYEVAADSIGAGLDEWVLVSRGSAARQFPGSEKRPVDAAVIGIVDTVNVENRLLYGKYR, encoded by the coding sequence ATGCAGCTCGCCCGGGTGCGCGGTACGGTAGTTAGCACGCAGAAGGAACCCAGCTTGACCGGCGTCAAGTTCCTCCTGGTGCAATATTTGGACGAGGAAGGCAAACCGCTTCCCGGCTATGAAGTGGCTGCTGACAGTATCGGGGCGGGTCTGGATGAATGGGTACTGGTCAGCCGTGGCAGTGCGGCACGCCAGTTTCCTGGCAGCGAAAAACGTCCTGTGGATGCGGCGGTCATCGGTATTGTAGACACGGTCAACGTAGAGAATCGCCTGCTCTACGGTAAATACCGCTGA
- a CDS encoding ribulose bisphosphate carboxylase small subunit, with the protein MAVSPVSYAAPPTPWSRQLAEPQIDPSAYILSFSNVIGDVRIGANVLVAPGVSIRADEGSPFHIGSGTNVQDGVVIHGLEQGRVVGDDQNRYSVWIGKNSSITHMALIHGPAYVGEDCFIGFRSTVFNARVGKGCIVMAHALIQDVEIPEGRFVASGSIITSQQQANQLPKAQDVEVKFARHVVGINDALRAGYHCANNIACIAPIRTEMTRDGALEVELENPPTTLGEATHRRDAAMSLEVLDQVHRLLHQGYRIGLEYADERRFRTSSWTSYPIASTRSPEILAALESCLAEHTGEYVRLIGIDPKDRRRVSETTIQRPGSPAQIKGQGSTPSYPVSNNRSSSPTGGLSAETVEQVRRLLAQGYRIGTEHADRRRFQTSSWNSCAPITSQREPEVFATLEACLAEHTGEYVRLIGIDPKDRRRVLETTIQRPDGPVGSSAGSSANAPAYTPARTSSSTTSLSTETVTQVRNLLAQGYRVAAEYADRRRFQTSSWNSCAPITSQREPEVFATLEACLAEHTGEYVRLIGIDPKDRRRVLETTIQRPDGPVGSSANAPAYTPARTSSSTTSLSTETVTQVRNLLAQGYRVAAEYADPRRFRTSSWTSCPPITAQREAEVLAALESCLAEHTGEYMRLIGIDPKDKRRVLETTIQRP; encoded by the coding sequence ATGGCTGTAAGCCCCGTAAGCTATGCTGCGCCACCCACGCCCTGGTCGCGGCAGCTAGCTGAACCCCAAATTGATCCCTCTGCTTATATCCTTTCTTTTTCGAATGTGATTGGGGATGTGCGGATTGGGGCCAATGTCCTTGTTGCTCCGGGAGTCTCAATCCGGGCTGACGAGGGGAGCCCTTTTCATATTGGTTCGGGCACGAATGTCCAGGATGGCGTCGTCATCCATGGCCTAGAGCAAGGACGGGTAGTCGGTGATGACCAGAACCGCTACTCTGTCTGGATTGGCAAAAATAGCTCAATCACCCACATGGCGCTCATCCACGGTCCAGCCTATGTCGGGGAGGACTGCTTCATCGGATTTCGCTCCACTGTCTTCAACGCTCGGGTGGGCAAGGGCTGTATCGTGATGGCGCACGCGCTAATCCAGGATGTCGAGATCCCGGAGGGCCGCTTTGTTGCCTCAGGCTCTATTATCACCAGCCAGCAGCAGGCCAACCAGTTGCCCAAAGCCCAGGACGTAGAGGTAAAGTTCGCGCGCCATGTAGTGGGTATCAATGACGCCCTACGCGCCGGTTATCACTGCGCCAATAATATTGCCTGTATCGCCCCGATCCGCACTGAGATGACCAGGGACGGTGCGCTGGAGGTTGAACTTGAAAACCCGCCTACCACGCTGGGTGAGGCTACGCACAGGAGGGATGCTGCTATGAGTTTAGAGGTTCTGGATCAGGTGCACCGCCTGCTCCACCAGGGCTATCGCATTGGGCTGGAATACGCAGATGAGCGCCGCTTCCGCACTAGTTCCTGGACCAGCTATCCTATCGCTTCCACGCGCTCCCCAGAGATTTTGGCAGCGCTAGAGTCCTGTCTGGCTGAGCACACGGGGGAGTATGTGCGTCTGATCGGCATCGACCCGAAGGACCGCCGCCGCGTCTCGGAGACCACGATTCAACGCCCCGGTAGCCCTGCCCAGATCAAGGGCCAGGGTTCTACCCCGTCCTACCCCGTCTCCAACAACCGATCTAGCAGCCCCACCGGTGGCCTCAGTGCCGAAACTGTGGAGCAAGTGCGCCGTCTTTTGGCCCAGGGTTATCGTATTGGGACCGAGCACGCCGACCGCCGCCGCTTCCAGACCAGTTCCTGGAACAGTTGCGCCCCGATAACTTCCCAGCGCGAGCCCGAAGTCTTCGCGACCCTAGAAGCTTGTCTGGCTGAGCACACCGGGGAGTACGTGCGTCTGATTGGTATCGATCCGAAGGACCGCCGCCGTGTCCTGGAGACCACGATTCAACGCCCCGATGGTCCGGTGGGTTCTAGTGCGGGTTCTAGTGCGAATGCACCTGCCTACACCCCTGCCCGCACGAGTAGTTCCACCACCAGCTTGAGCACGGAGACTGTGACTCAGGTGCGGAACCTCCTCGCTCAGGGCTATCGAGTCGCGGCGGAATATGCCGACCGCCGCCGCTTCCAGACCAGTTCCTGGAACAGTTGCGCCCCGATAACTTCCCAGCGCGAGCCCGAAGTCTTCGCGACCCTAGAAGCTTGTCTGGCTGAGCACACCGGGGAGTACGTGCGTCTGATTGGTATCGATCCGAAGGACCGCCGCCGTGTCCTGGAGACCACGATTCAACGCCCCGATGGTCCGGTGGGTTCTAGTGCGAATGCACCTGCCTACACCCCTGCCCGCACGAGTAGTTCCACCACCAGCTTGAGCACGGAGACTGTGACTCAGGTGCGGAACCTCCTCGCTCAGGGCTATCGAGTCGCGGCGGAATATGCCGACCCGCGCCGGTTCCGCACCAGTTCGTGGACCAGTTGCCCGCCGATTACTGCTCAACGGGAAGCAGAAGTTTTAGCGGCCCTAGAGTCCTGTCTGGCCGAGCACACCGGGGAGTATATGCGCCTGATTGGCATTGATCCCAAGGACAAGCGCCGCGTCTTGGAGACCACCATTCAACGGCCCTAG
- a CDS encoding LbetaH domain-containing protein produces MHLLTLQPPGDANPRISGEVTVHASALLAPGTVLLADPGSRIVVGAGVCIGMGVVLHAHGGTLHLEHGVNLGAGVLIAGEGLLGAQSCVGSAATLINPRLARGQIVPPGSLLGDTDSSPAASVQAEPVPPSTEPSPPLDIPTMPRGVIGEVYLSQLRMTLFPHHQNLNPSSSNSSGET; encoded by the coding sequence ATGCATCTTTTGACCCTACAGCCACCTGGGGACGCCAACCCCCGCATCAGCGGGGAAGTGACGGTCCATGCCAGTGCTTTGCTTGCGCCCGGAACGGTTCTTTTGGCTGATCCTGGTAGCCGGATTGTGGTCGGGGCAGGAGTTTGTATCGGGATGGGCGTGGTTCTCCATGCACACGGAGGGACGCTCCATCTGGAGCATGGGGTAAATCTAGGAGCAGGCGTCCTAATCGCGGGCGAAGGTCTGCTGGGTGCTCAAAGTTGTGTCGGGTCCGCTGCGACTTTGATCAACCCACGCTTGGCGCGCGGGCAGATTGTTCCACCCGGCTCGCTCCTAGGGGATACGGATTCATCCCCTGCGGCGTCCGTACAGGCAGAGCCTGTGCCACCCTCCACAGAACCGAGCCCGCCGCTGGATATCCCGACGATGCCTCGGGGAGTGATTGGCGAAGTCTACCTGAGCCAATTACGGATGACCTTGTTCCCCCACCATCAAAATCTCAACCCATCCAGCTCCAATTCCTCTGGAGAAACCTAG
- a CDS encoding carbon dioxide-concentrating mechanism protein, translating to MLEHYEETALGLVSTRSFPAIVGTADMMLKSANVHLVGYERIGSGYCTAVVRGKTPDVRLAVAAGVETAEKFGQLVSSLVLPRPLPNLEAVLPIGSLLAQLVEGHTTEFTDQAIGLLETRGFPAMVGAADAMVKAAEVYFSGYQTIGAGLCTAIIRGHVSSVIYAIEAGMQEAERIGELHAVMVIPRPMEDMEHTLPAMVERQPLRLPITVKEMEREALNLTARQAQTLLVPPQ from the coding sequence ATGCTGGAGCACTACGAAGAAACTGCCTTGGGGTTGGTCTCCACCCGCAGTTTCCCTGCCATCGTCGGTACTGCCGACATGATGCTGAAGTCAGCTAATGTCCATCTGGTGGGCTACGAGCGCATCGGTAGCGGTTACTGTACGGCGGTGGTACGCGGCAAGACCCCAGATGTGCGCCTCGCTGTTGCAGCGGGGGTCGAGACCGCTGAGAAATTTGGGCAATTGGTCTCCTCCCTCGTCCTCCCGCGCCCCTTGCCGAACCTGGAGGCGGTCCTCCCTATCGGCAGTTTGCTCGCGCAATTGGTCGAGGGTCACACCACTGAATTCACAGACCAAGCGATTGGACTGCTAGAGACGCGGGGCTTCCCGGCAATGGTCGGCGCGGCAGATGCGATGGTCAAGGCGGCAGAGGTCTATTTCTCGGGCTACCAGACCATTGGAGCGGGTCTGTGCACCGCCATCATTCGCGGCCATGTCTCCAGCGTGATCTATGCCATTGAGGCAGGGATGCAAGAAGCCGAGCGTATCGGCGAACTCCATGCGGTCATGGTCATCCCGCGCCCGATGGAGGACATGGAACACACCCTCCCCGCTATGGTAGAGCGTCAACCCCTGCGCCTGCCAATCACCGTCAAAGAAATGGAAAGAGAAGCCCTCAACCTCACCGCGCGTCAGGCTCAAACGCTTCTTGTGCCACCCCAATAG
- a CDS encoding photosystem I assembly protein Ycf3, with translation MPRSQRNDNFIDKSFTVMADMILKIMPVKQSDKEAFAYYRDGMAAQADGDYAEALENYTEALKLEENPIDRSYILYNIGLIKQANGEVDAALEYYDQTLEVNPRNLSAMNNSAIIYFERARKIEEEDEAGGTQKAEPWYDKAAQLWIKAVRMAPNNYIEAQNWLKTSGRAELY, from the coding sequence ATGCCGCGCAGTCAAAGAAACGATAACTTCATCGACAAATCTTTCACCGTCATGGCTGACATGATCCTCAAGATTATGCCGGTCAAACAGTCCGACAAAGAAGCATTCGCCTACTACCGCGACGGCATGGCGGCTCAGGCGGATGGGGACTACGCTGAGGCTCTAGAGAACTATACCGAGGCGCTCAAGCTGGAGGAGAACCCCATTGACCGCTCCTATATCCTCTACAATATCGGTCTTATCAAGCAAGCCAATGGCGAAGTCGATGCAGCGTTGGAGTACTATGACCAGACGTTGGAGGTCAACCCCCGTAACCTCTCGGCGATGAACAATTCCGCCATTATTTACTTTGAGCGTGCCCGCAAAATCGAAGAAGAAGATGAAGCAGGGGGCACCCAAAAAGCTGAACCCTGGTATGACAAGGCCGCCCAACTGTGGATCAAAGCGGTTCGCATGGCCCCCAACAACTATATCGAAGCCCAAAACTGGCTCAAGACTTCAGGCCGCGCTGAACTATATTGA
- a CDS encoding sulfotransferase, which produces MFDPVSTTMVSAILSYSLERNPLSGPWLDGLEQQLEREMDYQPPTDFEAVFILGVPQSGATVIHQLLCQSPETAFFALGQLSVVDHFLLSDRWMEAIRWMVVSERQGLANDAVYDLESPEEGVHAFLSMCNHPLIQGRYGLVAAMDILSGREEVALGQHRELSSYIQQLNYRLREGQPNTFLNSYQVRKFREQVEKSVFVWRKRNRPVTHFLGKIPAASLSPRLFSYLFPGAKFVHIARSPQQVLPAFLKSTKETQSIPFISQRPINDRVLASYYGLLTQSLNQEVFDLDGANRAFHLTYEDLIRDPEPILKALVDFLGFKNRSTILDTGVNHVKALSRIPTTPTLQRIEELIATYAPNALEHYTRTQQQSTVGIQA; this is translated from the coding sequence ATGTTTGACCCAGTCTCCACCACGATGGTTTCCGCCATTCTCAGCTATAGCCTAGAGCGCAATCCCCTCAGCGGTCCCTGGCTGGATGGACTGGAGCAACAACTGGAGCGGGAGATGGACTATCAGCCACCCACCGATTTCGAGGCGGTCTTTATCCTGGGCGTGCCCCAAAGCGGAGCCACGGTCATCCATCAACTGCTCTGTCAGAGCCCTGAAACGGCCTTCTTTGCCCTGGGGCAATTGAGCGTGGTCGATCACTTCTTGCTCAGTGACCGCTGGATGGAGGCCATCCGGTGGATGGTTGTGTCAGAGCGCCAAGGACTGGCGAACGATGCGGTCTATGACCTGGAATCCCCTGAAGAAGGGGTACATGCCTTCCTCTCCATGTGCAATCATCCCTTGATACAGGGGCGCTATGGTCTGGTGGCAGCCATGGATATCCTCTCGGGGCGCGAAGAAGTTGCCCTAGGGCAGCATCGGGAACTCTCCTCCTACATCCAACAACTCAACTACCGCCTGCGCGAAGGCCAACCTAACACCTTCCTCAATAGCTATCAGGTGCGCAAATTCCGTGAACAGGTCGAGAAGTCGGTCTTTGTCTGGCGCAAGCGCAACCGCCCGGTGACCCATTTTCTGGGCAAGATCCCCGCCGCTTCGCTCTCGCCGCGTCTGTTTAGCTATCTCTTTCCAGGGGCGAAGTTCGTCCATATTGCTCGGTCGCCGCAGCAGGTTCTACCGGCTTTTCTCAAGTCTACCAAGGAGACGCAGTCTATCCCTTTTATCTCCCAGCGCCCTATCAATGACCGGGTTCTTGCCTCCTACTACGGGCTTTTAACTCAATCGCTCAACCAGGAAGTTTTTGACTTGGATGGAGCCAACCGTGCCTTTCATCTGACCTATGAAGACCTGATCCGCGACCCTGAGCCCATCCTCAAAGCCTTAGTAGATTTTCTAGGCTTCAAAAATCGGTCTACCATCCTGGATACGGGGGTGAACCACGTCAAGGCCCTCTCCCGCATTCCCACCACGCCCACCCTGCAACGGATCGAGGAACTGATTGCCACCTACGCCCCAAATGCCCTGGAACACTACACCCGGACCCAGCAACAGAGCACCGTAGGCATCCAGGCTTAA
- a CDS encoding DUF2887 domain-containing protein, which translates to MAHCSGRENPRYREILESARVQRFYLNEMGESAQQLPGVGLMCLAVEPEIGSRARDVLAQARAQGGQFYDQVLELVEKTLCRLESGHRCSVSQN; encoded by the coding sequence ATGGCGCATTGTTCGGGGAGGGAGAATCCAAGGTACCGGGAAATTCTGGAGAGTGCACGGGTACAACGGTTCTACCTCAATGAAATGGGAGAATCCGCCCAACAGCTTCCAGGAGTGGGTTTGATGTGTCTGGCGGTAGAGCCGGAAATTGGTTCTCGTGCCCGTGATGTCTTAGCCCAAGCCCGTGCCCAAGGCGGACAGTTTTACGACCAGGTGCTAGAACTGGTAGAGAAGACCCTATGCCGCCTGGAAAGCGGGCATAGATGCAGCGTTTCCCAGAATTGA
- a CDS encoding NAD(P)-dependent alcohol dehydrogenase, with protein sequence MSEMTKQNTAIDLSYGLAALSQGDRLVPWTFERRKLRPTDITMRIQFCGICHSDLHAIRGSSRFPLVPGHEIVGEVTAIGADVTKFRVGDAVAVGTIVDSCGHCSSCQRQLEQYCLEGVTTTYDGIDRQDGSITRGGYSNQYVVDAQFAYHLPAGLDPASVAPLLCAGVTTWSPLRHWDVGGKTVGIVGLGGLGHMAVKFAHALGAYVVLFSTSPDKLADAKALGADEAILSTDEAQMANQASRFDFILDTVSSRHPLNPYLRSLNLDGTLCCLGIPANLDFSPVFLTMGRRRLASSGVGGTLETQEMLDFCSQHHISADVEIISATDIEDGFERLDRGEVHYRLVIDMSTLNVPVKTIALF encoded by the coding sequence ATGTCAGAAATGACTAAGCAGAACACCGCGATCGATCTCTCTTACGGACTTGCGGCTCTCAGCCAAGGCGATCGCCTCGTTCCCTGGACATTCGAGCGTCGGAAATTGCGACCGACCGACATCACGATGAGAATTCAGTTCTGCGGCATTTGCCACAGCGATTTGCACGCCATTCGAGGGTCAAGCCGCTTTCCGCTCGTCCCAGGTCATGAAATTGTGGGCGAGGTGACGGCGATCGGCGCGGATGTCACAAAATTCCGAGTTGGTGATGCGGTGGCGGTGGGCACAATCGTTGATTCCTGCGGTCATTGCTCATCATGCCAACGCCAGCTAGAACAATATTGCTTGGAAGGGGTGACCACTACCTATGATGGCATCGATAGGCAAGATGGCAGCATCACGCGCGGCGGTTACTCTAATCAGTATGTTGTGGATGCCCAGTTTGCCTACCACCTCCCCGCCGGTCTCGATCCGGCAAGCGTTGCACCGTTGCTTTGTGCAGGAGTAACCACTTGGTCGCCCCTGCGTCATTGGGACGTAGGTGGCAAGACGGTTGGGATTGTTGGCTTGGGCGGTCTGGGTCATATGGCGGTGAAATTCGCGCACGCGCTGGGGGCTTATGTTGTGCTGTTCAGTACCTCTCCAGATAAGCTTGCTGATGCAAAAGCGCTGGGAGCGGACGAGGCGATCTTATCAACTGACGAGGCGCAAATGGCAAACCAAGCTTCCCGCTTCGATTTCATCCTCGATACCGTTTCATCCCGCCACCCACTCAACCCCTATCTGCGATCGCTCAACCTCGACGGTACGCTCTGCTGTCTTGGCATTCCCGCAAATCTGGATTTCAGTCCCGTTTTCCTGACGATGGGACGGCGACGGTTGGCTAGTTCGGGAGTCGGTGGAACATTAGAAACGCAGGAGATGCTGGACTTCTGTAGCCAGCACCATATCTCTGCTGATGTCGAAATTATCTCGGCTACGGATATCGAGGATGGGTTTGAACGGCTCGATCGGGGAGAGGTACACTATCGTCTGGTAATCGACATGTCTACGCTCAACGTGCCAGTCAAAACGATCGCCTTATTTTGA
- a CDS encoding SDR family oxidoreductase — MLNVGEKVVVITGASSGIGEATARLLAENSAKVILGARRMEKLEKLVGEIRASGGTAEFRAVDVTNREDMKAFIHFAKDKFGRVDVIFNNAGVMPLSRMNALKVEEWDNMINVNIHGVLNGIAAGLPIMEAQGGGQFINTASIAAHMVGPSSAVYSATKYAVWAISDGLRQESKNIRVTLISPGVVETELGSDITDDASKGFLQELRKTALMPDAIARAVLYAIAQPEDVDVNEIIVRPTASAF, encoded by the coding sequence ATGTTGAACGTTGGCGAAAAAGTTGTCGTCATTACTGGAGCCAGTAGTGGAATTGGGGAAGCAACCGCTCGATTGCTGGCTGAAAATAGCGCAAAAGTTATTTTGGGGGCGAGACGGATGGAGAAACTAGAAAAACTGGTCGGGGAGATTCGTGCATCAGGTGGTACAGCAGAATTTAGAGCGGTGGATGTCACAAATCGTGAGGATATGAAAGCATTCATTCACTTTGCAAAAGATAAATTTGGTCGCGTGGATGTGATTTTTAACAATGCAGGCGTGATGCCTCTATCGCGGATGAATGCCTTGAAAGTGGAGGAGTGGGACAACATGATTAACGTTAACATCCACGGCGTGTTGAATGGCATTGCGGCGGGACTGCCGATCATGGAAGCGCAGGGCGGTGGACAATTTATCAATACAGCATCGATCGCCGCGCACATGGTCGGACCCAGCAGCGCTGTCTATTCCGCCACAAAATACGCAGTATGGGCAATCTCCGATGGGCTGCGTCAGGAATCAAAAAATATCCGTGTCACTCTCATCTCTCCTGGCGTTGTCGAAACCGAACTTGGGTCTGATATTACGGATGATGCCAGCAAAGGGTTTTTACAAGAACTTCGCAAGACTGCACTCATGCCAGATGCGATCGCCAGAGCCGTTTTATATGCGATCGCTCAACCTGAAGATGTAGATGTCAATGAAATCATTGTTCGCCCGACAGCAAGCGCCTTCTAA
- a CDS encoding AraC family transcriptional regulator, whose product MTTEIISSVSNQGEIAKQCQKLTALITRDTDGKGDGFHQTAIAQLEFQRESSVSTVLRGVCAPIFAILVQGKKELLLNKEIYRYGAAQYLVVSVDLPLSAFITEASPDKPYLGFKLTLDPRQLCDLIIQTTGLKRQPENAVRGLFVSTIDIPLLDCALRLTTLLDTPQDIPILAPLIIREIYYRLLMSEQGKAVRQIATSGSNMQRIAEVIKRLKADFAQPLRVEDLAGQAQMSASSFHHHFKAVTSMSPLQYQKQLRLLEARRLMLAGNSDASNAAYQVGYESASQFSREYSRMFGAPPIRDIEYLRTT is encoded by the coding sequence ATGACAACTGAAATCATTAGCTCAGTTAGCAATCAAGGTGAGATCGCGAAGCAGTGCCAGAAACTGACGGCACTGATCACCCGGGACACGGATGGCAAAGGGGATGGGTTTCATCAAACTGCTATCGCTCAATTGGAATTTCAGCGAGAATCTTCGGTTTCCACAGTACTACGCGGTGTCTGCGCCCCGATCTTTGCGATTCTGGTTCAAGGTAAAAAAGAACTATTGCTGAATAAGGAAATCTATCGGTATGGTGCGGCTCAATACCTGGTTGTTTCAGTCGATTTGCCGTTAAGCGCATTTATTACAGAGGCGTCTCCCGACAAGCCTTATCTAGGATTTAAGTTAACTTTAGATCCCCGTCAACTGTGTGACCTGATTATTCAAACCACTGGGCTTAAGCGTCAGCCAGAGAATGCTGTGAGAGGCTTATTTGTCAGCACTATTGATATACCATTGCTCGATTGCGCTCTCAGACTGACAACGCTTTTGGATACACCACAGGATATTCCAATCCTGGCACCACTAATCATTCGTGAAATCTACTATCGCCTTTTAATGAGTGAACAAGGTAAAGCGGTGCGCCAAATTGCCACATCGGGTAGCAATATGCAGCGGATTGCTGAGGTGATAAAACGGCTCAAAGCTGATTTCGCACAACCGTTGCGAGTTGAGGATCTGGCCGGACAAGCTCAGATGTCTGCATCCTCGTTTCATCACCACTTCAAAGCGGTGACATCCATGAGTCCGCTGCAATATCAAAAGCAATTAAGACTCTTAGAAGCACGTCGCCTGATGCTTGCCGGAAACTCCGATGCGTCTAATGCCGCCTATCAGGTGGGGTATGAGAGCGCTTCACAGTTCAGCCGCGAATATTCTCGAATGTTTGGTGCGCCGCCGATCCGGGACATTGAATATTTACGGACAACCTGA